The Raphanus sativus cultivar WK10039 chromosome 6, ASM80110v3, whole genome shotgun sequence sequence gcttgaaattaaaaaaaaaacacaattctATGCATTTGCATAAAACTAAGGGTCTTAATTGTAGTGTATTAAcgctttattattattattatgttttccTGATATATGATTTTGCCAAGCTTCATATTAGTTTTGTACATTGAATTTTCTGCAACTTTTCAACCAATGAAAGAGATGCAACGACTTGTCTACCAAGATAGGTATTTCTTCTTGTTTTAGTGCACAAAAAGAGAAAGCACAGAGGACTAAGTTTTCTTCCCTTGCAATTTTCATTAATTGTCGTTGTTTCCTGTAATTAGTCTCTTTCTTTCTCCACTTGAGTTGCATTACAACATTTCATCAATAAATTGAGTTAAATCATTCATAtcgaatataaaaaatattttagggtGAACGTAAACTATATGATCTACTCGTTATTAGTTTGCATTTTAACAAAAAGACAACATTTTATTCACTGTAATTAACCTTCAAAAGAGCTTTTTTTAAACCCGAATCCATTTTTATAACAATTACGAAACCAGTGAACGCAATTAGATAATTTTCTGACCCACTAAACAAAGTATTAGACTCTCAAGcaaaaatatatcatttcaCACTATAATTCGTGATATCAAGCTTTTGTTgaacaaaataatattcaaatatttaattactaATATATTATAGCGCCTATAAAAGCGGGACAAGACCGAAGTATCAGTTTCATAAAACACCAGAAGACTTACAATTCAAAAAAGACACAAAGTATGTCCGAACCATCTCCAGTCTCCGATCCTCTCGCTTTCATAGGCATCGTAAAGAATCCAGACGGCACCATCACTCGTGACCCACCAGATTCACCTGCGTCCCAGCCGCACCCGACCCCTCCCCTCAAGTCGTATCCAAAGACATTGTCGTAAGCCAACCACCAGACTCCACGTGGATGCGTCTCTACGTTCCCACAGCCTCACTACTCCGTCCCTCCAAAAAGAAACTCCCTCTCGTCGTCTACTACCACGGCGGAGGATTCGTCACCGGCAGCGTCGACTTCAAACCCTTCCACGACTTCTGCAACCTCATGGCGCGTGAGCTCAACGCGGTCGTCGCGTCACCTTCTTACCGTCTAGCTCCCGAGCACAGACTCCCGGCTGCGTACCACGACGGAGTTGACGCTCTGTTGTTTATTAGAACCTCCGACGACGAGTGGATCAAGTCTCACGCCGATCTCTCCAACGTGTTCCTCATGGGGACAAGCTCCGGTGGTAACTTGGCTTACAATGTCGGAGTTAGAGCCACCAATCTACTCGATCCGTTACATATCAGTGGATTGATCTTACACCATCCCTTCTTCGGGTGCGAGCCTGCTGTCGCTGTCGGAGACGTTTGCTGGGAGCTTTGTCTCCCTGTCGGAGCTAACCGGGACCACGAGTATTCGAATCCGACGATGGGAGATGGACCGGATTATATGGAGATAATCGGACAGTTGGGATGGAAGGTGATGGTgtgtggaggaggaggagatccGTTGATAGATAGACAGAGAGATGTGGCGAAGGTGATGAAGGAGAAGGGAGTTGATGTGGTGGAGAGGTTTACTGACGGCGATGTTCACGGTGCTGAGCTCGGTGATCCGTCCAAGAGTGCAACTCTGTTTGCTTCCATCAGAAGTTTCATTTCATCTTCTGCACCGtaacgtttttaaaaaaataaggaGGCTTATACTAGAGGCCCAGCCCACCCCAATATCTTAGACCCCTTATAAAGATTATCTTCGTGTATTAGTTCGTGATGATGATAAAGAATAATATTGGAGGCCCAAGAGGCTGCCTCTTTTGTTAGACATCTTTTGTTTTCTCTCCTGGAACTTGGCATGGGCATTTATATATTCCAGTGTTAGGGAAGACCTATTTTGTGGTTTAGATATGGGCTTTCTAATGATTTTATTTAGGAGATATCTGGTTTcaagttttaaataaaacaaattatagaaattaattGTTGAGGATTTTCTAAGCTATAGTTATACTTAGTAACTATCCATTTTAACTGTGGTAAAACATTAAACTGGTCAGAAGAATGCTTGTGAGATTAATTTCATCTGGAGGATGTGAATATAATTTATCTTGCAAATTTGAACTAGTCatagaaagaaaaaagtgaCTTTAACGTTTATGTATTTTTGCAACTTTTCTATTCTTTTCAGTATAGCTGGTAATTCTTCTGTGTGCTTgaatttagaaaaagaaaaacaattatgtACATATGCGTATATCTAAGGGTTTTAATTGTAGCACATGAACGCTttactattttatgtttttttctttcttgaaatATGATTTGCCAAACTTCAAATTAGATTTGTGCATTGAATTTTCTGCGACTTCTTAACCAATGAAAGAGACGTGACAGCGATTGTGAACCAAGAAAAATCTCTTGTTTAAATGCacaaaaagaaagcaaagagCACTACGTTTTCTCCACTTGCAATGtcattgttgttgtttcctGTAGTTTTAGTCTCATTCTTTCTCCAAGAGAGTTGCATTACAACATTTTCATCACGTAAATTAGGAGTAAATTGAATCATTCACTTCAAGTATACAAATTATTTCAGTGTTAACGTAAAAGAATGATCTGTTGTTAATTTgcattttaacaaaaagaacaTTTTATTGACTGTAATTGACCTTCAAAAGagcttttttcaaaaacaaaaaatccaGTTTCTATAATAATTACATAACTTTCGGACCCACTGACTATACAAAGTATTAGACTATTATCCAATCTTTTTCAAGATGAAATAAATGGAAAAATTTAATTGCTATTTTTTTATTGCCTATAAAATCGGACAAGACTCAAGTATCAGTTTCATACACAACACACAACACAAGACTCCGAAGATGTCTGAGCCATCTCCAGTCTCCGATCCTTACGCACATATGAGCATGGTAAAGAATCCAGATGGCTCCATCACTCGCGACCCCACCAGATTCACGGGCGTCCCAGCCACACCTGATCCCCCCTCTCCGCAAATCCCCGTCGCATCCAAAGACATCACCGTGAACCACTCAATCTCCACGTGGATGCGTCTCTACGTCCCCACCGCCGCACTAAACGACGACGTACCATCTAAAAAACTCCCTCTAATAGTTTACTACCACGGCGGAGGCTTCGTCATCTGCAGCGTCGACTTAAAACATTTCCACGACTTCTGCAACCTCATGGCGCGTGAGCTCAACGCGGTCGTCGCGTCACCTTCCTACCGGCTAGCTCCCGAGCACAGACTCCCGGCGGCTTACGACGACGGGAGGGACGCTCTGGAGTTTATCAGAACCTCCGACGACGAGTGGATCAAATCTCACGCCGATCTCGATAACGTGTTCCTCATGGGGACAAGCGCCGGTGGCAACTTGGCCTACAACGTCGGGCTTAGATCCGCCTTCGCAGCGGATCTAAGCCCTTTACGTATCCGTGGACTGATCTTACACCATCCCTTCTTTGGTGGAGAAGAGCGGTGCGAGTCCGAGATCACTCTCAAGAACGATCAGGTTTTTCCGCCTAACGTCGGAGACATTTGCTGGGAGCTTTGTCTCCCTGTCGGAGCCAACCGGGATCACGAGTATTCGAATCCGACGGTGGGAGATGGAGCGGTGAATATGGAGGTGATCGGACGGTTGGGATGGAAGGTGATGGTGAGCGGAGGAGGAAGAGATCCGATGATAGATAGGCAGAGAGATGTGGCGAAGTTGATGAAGGAGAAGGGAGTTGATGTGGTGGAGCGTTTTACCGACGGCGATGTTCACGGTGCTGAGCTCGGAGATCCGACCAAGAGTGAAACTCTGTTTGCTTCCATCAGAAATCTCATTTACTCTTCTGTACCGTaatgtcttttttttcaaaaaggcTTATACTAGAGGCCAGCCCAATATCTTAGGCCCATTTAAAGATTACCTTTATAAATTGGTTTGtggaaaatttataaataagaaaattattggAGACCCAATAGGCTCTCTCTTTTGTTAAGACATTTATATTCTCCAATGCTGTAGAAGGCCTGTTTAGTGGTCTAAATAAGGGTTTATCGATGGTTTTACTCAGTTGATCATTCCAAGTTTTGGTGAAGACATATTATACAGATTAATgaatctttttataataattattcaGCATAATACAAAGAGTATTGTTAAGCATATATTACTTGAATCCTAATAATGCATATACAATTCTAAATTGTAGaataatatttgtaatatttcgTATCATTTATAGTAACATGTGAGAGGACGAACAAGGGCAAATGGATGCTCCTTTGGAGACCATTTATACTTGTATAATGATGAATTATAAGTTAATTGAAGGgttttaaatatagattttttttcttctttttttaaacaACTAAATTGTATTCTCTTATTAATTGTGTAGGGATTATAATCATAAACTAATATTACAAATGAATACCTCACACGATttgatgataaatatataaacataatgtattatatttaattaaggAGTTGCAGAAACTTCTTGAGGGAGAAGGAGAGCAAATAAGATTTGTTCGCGGTGGTGGCCAAGGTGGAAATCGATCGGTTTGGTCGTGGAGGAGGTGGGGGTAGATTTGGTTCGCAATGGTGGTGATGGTGGCAGAGGCCAGATCAAAAACTCTCTATAGTTTCTATTAAGGAAAGATGATCATATCATCAATATTGTATATTCTTGTAAATCAATCATCTAGATTTCCTCCTATAATCACTCTGTGTATGATGTATAAATATGTATACCTATGATTAATAGAATGTATCCTTTACATcacatatggtatcagagcaggttTTACCtaatctctaatttttttttcctctcgccgccttctctctgtttctcattctttcttcttctcgtcTCTCTCATTTCTTCCTTAATGTCGAACTCACACACCAGCTCCTCTGTTGAAGTGGTTGTTCCTAGTGCAACCAACAACTTGCTTCACATCAACATGTCCAATATCACCAAGCTGTCATCAACCAACTACCTGGTCTGGAGCCGTCAGGTTCACGCCCTACTTGATGGGTATGAACTATCCCATTTCCTTGATGAATCAGCTACCGCACCGGACGCCACTATCACCACCGATGATGTCACCACACCAAATCCGGCTCATCTCCTTTGGAAAAGGCAAGACAAGTTGATTTTCAGTGCTCTTCTTGGTGCCATCTCCCAGAACATCCAGCCTATTGTGTCCATGGCGTCTACTGCAGCCAGTGTGTGGACAACTCTTGCGTCTACCTACGCAAAGCCAACACGTGGTCATATCAAGCAACTGATGAATCAAGTTAAACAGTGGACCAAAGATACCAAAACTGTGGATGAGTACCTACAAGGTCTCACCTCACGTTTTGATCAACTTGCTCTTCTTGGTAAGATTCTTGATCATGAAGATAAAGTTGACTACATCCTCCAAGGCCTACCCGATGAGTACAAGCCAGTGATTGAGCAAACTGAGGGTCGTGATTTGCCACCTTCTTTGACTGAGCTTCATGAAAAACTAATCAACTTTGAGGCTAAGCTTGTCATTGCCGCACCTGTTGTAGTCGCTCCCATCTCTGCAAACTATGTGAACCATGTTCGTCCCTCTCACAAGCAGCAGCACTACTCCAAAACGCAGCAGCAACGTCCTCCGCAGCACTGGAACAATGCTCCCACCACCACTCCAAATCGCTCATACAGGCCATATCTTGGCAGATGCCAGTATTGTGGAGTTCAAGGTCACACCGCCAAACACTGCAACCAGCTGCAACAACTCCAGCAGCATTCACAGATAGGCTTGCTTCCCACGCCTCAGTCCTCCAATCCAGGATGGAACCCGAGAGCCAACATGGCGCTCACAGCAGTCCCACAGCCTTGGGTCCTTGATTTCGGTGCTACACACCACATCACTTCCGACTTGAACAACCTAGCACTTCATCAGCCCTACACTGGTGGTGAAGAGGTTCTCATTGGTGATGGCAGTGGTCTCCAGATCACCAACACTggttctctttctcttcctaCAAACCTTCAATCCCTATCTCTTAAAAACGTCCTTCTTGTCCCTAACATACATAAGAACCTGCTATCAGTT is a genomic window containing:
- the LOC108812219 gene encoding probable carboxylesterase 120; the protein is MSEPSPVSDPYAHMSMVKNPDGSITRDPTRFTGVPATPDPPSPQIPVASKDITVNHSISTWMRLYVPTAALNDDVPSKKLPLIVYYHGGGFVICSVDLKHFHDFCNLMARELNAVVASPSYRLAPEHRLPAAYDDGRDALEFIRTSDDEWIKSHADLDNVFLMGTSAGGNLAYNVGLRSAFAADLSPLRIRGLILHHPFFGGEERCESEITLKNDQVFPPNVGDICWELCLPVGANRDHEYSNPTVGDGAVNMEVIGRLGWKVMVSGGGRDPMIDRQRDVAKLMKEKGVDVVERFTDGDVHGAELGDPTKSETLFASIRNLIYSSVP